One window of the Cryptomeria japonica chromosome 7, Sugi_1.0, whole genome shotgun sequence genome contains the following:
- the LOC131856569 gene encoding uncharacterized protein LOC131856569: protein MILRLGAIPRPTSDGIDITDIDRSNQDIVIDCRDDVGMHRSYITWWRRTYPRAIFRVDFPGGNPEPWRQTDREGSDTSKEGSDDQADKTREQEEGGHKDDPDTREGDLDGDDDEDREEEEKEDQEEDDEEKYEEEE from the coding sequence ATGATTttgaggctaggagccattcctaggcctaccagtGATGGGATTGACATCACAGATATAGACAGGTCGAATCAGGACATTGTGATAGACTGTAGAGATGATGTGGGCATGCACCGGTCgtacatcacatggtggaggaGGACATACCCTCGAGCCATATTTCGAGTAGACTTCCCTGGAGGGAACCCCGAACCATGGAGACAGACTGATAGAGAGGGATCTGATACATCCAAGGAGGGCTCAGATGATCAGGCTGACAAGACAAGAGAGCAAGAGGAAGGAGGACACAAAGATGATCCTGACACCAGAGAGGGAGATCTGGATGGAGATGATGACGAGGAtagagaggaggaggagaaggaggatcaagaggaggatgatgaggaaaagTATGAGGAGGAGGAATAA